A part of Desulfomicrobium baculatum DSM 4028 genomic DNA contains:
- a CDS encoding AEC family transporter, producing the protein MVNILQAILPIFLLILIGFVLRRAEFPSAGFWPQAERLTYYALFPALLIDKLTSMHVGEQPVLLMAATLAASICLLAGMLLVVRPWLQSDGPAFTSIFQGAIRPNTYVGLSAAGGLFGDAGLSLSAVALMTIIPLVNVLCVLVLARHGRDTTTHGVRGTVTQLGRNPLILSCAAGFALQAAGITLPATVREGLHIMGSASLPLGLLAVGAGLSFSAALAGWKDMGSSALFKLLALPLLAFAVGRTLGLGGTPLGICLIFTAVPVSVSSYILARVLGGDHERMAAIITVQTLAALVTLPLVLGMLI; encoded by the coding sequence ATGGTGAACATCCTTCAGGCTATCCTGCCTATTTTCCTGCTTATTCTGATCGGGTTCGTGCTGCGAAGGGCGGAATTTCCAAGCGCGGGATTCTGGCCTCAGGCCGAGCGCCTGACCTACTACGCGCTCTTTCCGGCCCTGCTCATCGACAAGCTGACCTCCATGCATGTCGGAGAACAACCGGTGCTGCTCATGGCGGCGACCCTGGCCGCGAGCATCTGCCTGCTGGCCGGGATGCTTCTGGTTGTGCGGCCCTGGCTGCAAAGCGACGGACCGGCTTTCACCTCCATATTCCAGGGGGCCATCCGGCCCAACACCTATGTGGGCCTGTCCGCCGCCGGCGGGCTTTTCGGCGATGCGGGGCTCTCGCTTTCCGCCGTGGCCCTGATGACGATCATCCCCCTGGTCAACGTGCTCTGCGTCCTGGTGCTGGCCAGACATGGCCGGGACACCACGACGCACGGAGTGCGGGGAACTGTGACACAGCTCGGACGCAATCCGCTCATCCTCTCCTGCGCGGCGGGCTTCGCCTTGCAGGCCGCAGGCATCACGCTGCCGGCGACAGTGCGGGAGGGCCTGCACATCATGGGCAGCGCGTCGTTGCCGCTCGGCCTTTTGGCCGTGGGCGCGGGACTCTCCTTCTCCGCAGCGCTGGCGGGTTGGAAGGACATGGGATCAAGCGCCCTCTTCAAGCTCCTGGCCCTGCCGCTACTGGCCTTTGCGGTGGGCCGGACGCTGGGACTGGGCGGGACGCCACTTGGCATCTGCCTGATCTTCACGGCCGTTCCGGTCTCGGTCTCCTCATACATCCTGGCCCGGGTGCTCGGCGGAGACCACGAACGCATGGCGGCCATCATTACCGTGCAGACGCTGGCGGCGCTGGTGACGTTGCCGCTGGTGCTGGGCATGCTCATCTAG
- a CDS encoding IS110 family transposase, translating to MAIYAGIDLHSNSNFLSVVDSAGKIIEKRKLANDVQAILHPLAAYREQVQGIAIESTFNWYWIVDALMDEGYRVHLANPAAIQKYSGLKHSDDASDAAWLAEMLRLGVLPEGYIYPKAERPIRDLLRKRGHLVRLRTSLITSLKGIVSRNNGHSISVNKIKQLKTNHVAPLCVANEDLALCGEVSKDTIDYLGRQIKKIEKQAEERIELRPTYKALLSMPGVGVILGLTIMLETGPIDRFPKAGNFSSYCRKVPSTWISNGKRKGRGNTKNGNKYLAWAFSEVAELARRYDDASRSWYDRKMARSNRMVAHSALAHKLARAAYFIMREGVNFDHEKCFA from the coding sequence ATGGCTATATACGCAGGAATCGATTTGCATTCAAATTCAAATTTCTTGTCTGTGGTCGATAGTGCAGGAAAGATCATTGAAAAACGAAAACTTGCTAACGATGTCCAGGCAATTTTGCATCCGCTTGCTGCCTATCGAGAGCAGGTCCAAGGAATTGCTATCGAGTCGACTTTTAACTGGTATTGGATCGTCGATGCTTTGATGGACGAAGGGTATCGGGTGCATTTGGCCAATCCGGCGGCCATCCAGAAGTATTCTGGGCTCAAGCACAGCGACGACGCCAGTGATGCGGCTTGGCTGGCCGAGATGCTTCGCCTCGGCGTCCTGCCTGAAGGGTACATCTATCCCAAAGCGGAACGCCCGATCCGAGATTTATTGCGTAAACGCGGCCACTTGGTACGTTTAAGAACTTCATTGATCACCAGTTTGAAAGGTATTGTCTCCAGAAACAACGGGCATTCGATTTCGGTGAACAAGATCAAACAGCTTAAGACAAATCACGTAGCACCACTTTGCGTCGCCAATGAGGATCTGGCGCTTTGCGGAGAAGTCAGCAAAGACACCATCGACTACCTGGGGCGGCAGATAAAGAAGATCGAGAAGCAGGCCGAGGAGAGAATCGAACTGCGTCCGACGTACAAGGCCCTGCTTTCCATGCCAGGAGTAGGCGTGATTCTCGGTCTGACGATCATGTTGGAAACCGGTCCAATTGATCGTTTCCCCAAGGCGGGCAATTTTAGCTCATATTGCCGGAAAGTGCCGTCCACTTGGATTAGCAACGGTAAGCGTAAGGGGCGAGGCAACACCAAGAACGGAAACAAGTACTTGGCGTGGGCTTTCTCAGAGGTCGCAGAACTCGCAAGGCGTTACGACGACGCAAGCCGTTCATGGTATGACCGCAAGATGGCCAGAAGCAACAGAATGGTCGCACATAGCGCCTTGGCCCACAAACTTGCGCGGGCCGCGTATTTCATCATGCGGGAGGGCGTGAACTTTGATCACGAGAAATGTTTTGCATAA
- a CDS encoding NIPSNAP family protein: MITCYLKFNNENFNMNNLKNNLKNNFMMLISLIENCGGEHHGYFFSSEHKEKVVLHMFTFPTLVEYEEYRLNSLTNIERIVAPSRKQAVCRPGDWERQDLVIFENLQCIVN; this comes from the coding sequence ATGATCACATGTTATTTGAAATTCAATAATGAAAATTTTAATATGAATAATTTAAAGAATAATTTGAAGAATAATTTCATGATGCTGATTTCTTTGATTGAAAATTGCGGAGGGGAGCACCATGGGTATTTTTTTTCTTCTGAGCATAAAGAAAAAGTTGTTTTGCATATGTTCACATTTCCTACACTTGTTGAATACGAAGAATATAGATTGAATTCATTGACCAATATTGAGCGAATTGTTGCTCCGTCCAGAAAGCAGGCTGTTTGCAGGCCTGGCGACTGGGAGCGGCAGGATTTGGTGATATTCGAAAATTTGCAGTGTATCGTTAATTGA
- a CDS encoding DUF3320 domain-containing protein, with product MDTATILNLKISSAECVNFASAQNSVPILQSIEIQNTSDTPLENLTLELIPYPQFCRNRSWAVDRIGAQSEVSFSDLRLNYDFAFFDGLNEAEQGQLNFRLKQSEKVLEEQILPLRLLARDEWGGVGMASILAAFASPNDPVIARVCKQASMLLEKSGRQGALDGYQSTDPKRAYMLAASIWSAITGMALSYAEPPASFETKGQKIRNSKRILEEGLVTCLDGALLFAGALEAAGLNPAIVFTKGHAFAGVWLADKTLPAIEEPDVIELRKAIAAREFIVFETTLVTMRPVADFNQAVKNAQGQLAEENENNFERAIDIRRARFAGITPLAAHQTGGTSEGGNEEVAPASLPPEPDFGLLPGEVVDETPQTPQGRIDRWQRKLLDLTLRNRLLNFKETRQTIPVLCPDLPKLEDMLAEGNSLRIISLKDENPIGARDPELYRQQHGKDIHEAFAKDAMERKQLCIPLPGNEMRNRLITLFRKANSEMLEGGANTLYLAVGFLRWKKAESDPTIYRAPILLLPVSLNRRSAQSHFCLTHHEDDIRINATLLQFLQRDLGLKVHKLEGELPTDDAGIDVPLIFAHMRQAVRDVPGFEVVEDAALSTFSFAKYLMWKDLVDRTDDLKNNRLVKHLIDSPETPFEQACGQACLPLPSEIDKTISPRELLTPLPADSSQLAAVVAAMKGYDFIVIGPPGTGKSQTIANMIAQCLSVGKRVLFVAEKSAALNVVYRRLKAYGLGDVCLELHSNKTNRKEVLAQLGAAWERSEIYSASAWQIETDRLKDTRDRLNHYVEQLHAPGSHGFSIFQAIGMVVGRRQKFSLKFDNLRSHDPAMFDRLEDTVSQAARIYSIVCNCGGFDSVETKDWSYKWETDLVERAESVLVAIPPLKDTADALAEIIGLPKVEEIDLERIKKLHQFYEVCQITAEQDYRNVIDKELDQLEKAAASLGTAITTIQQARSNLSASYDNTELKRIPIDDIDRQWREANAKMWPFSAFGRRRVTKLLQSYAANGKVDVAKEIAPLRQLQNNLEVVSQSELVELPVFRDESTDGKAVSEYLEQAGRLQQALNEVRRHAADVDHFSATLEALLKKQQGKPEVALLAEEFQSALKTFKDACDAYLIHAGGKLHFTSIESLAKDLRHIIDNKTQLVNWVPWVVVREQAQALGLAPFLDALKSGEIDNANVDFRVAYFNWWIPLALDDSSELRGFRHWSHEDLIKEFRIRDKKVQELASDQILRKATHGLPNKDTVPRRSELGTLRHQLGLQRPSLSIRKLIEGMPTAFTKLAPCMLMSPLSVAQYLPADQTQFDVVIFDEASQITTWDAVGAIARAKQSIIVGDPKQLPPTNFFGRTDDEDLDDLAEYEKDLPSILEEAEAAGLPPIQLNWHYRSRDESLISFSNHHYYGGRLITFPSPKTESDALVFHKNNGVYARGTGRTNIEEAREIVQFAKSRLEDWLEYPEENRPTLGVITFNIQQQELILNLFDEARTANPNLEWYFSDDREEPLIVKNLENIQGDERDIMCFSITFGKDSAGKISMSFGALNLDGGEKRLNVAVTRARSEMHVFSSIDGDDIDTARTKSLGVAHLKNFLDYAKKGSIALPAMNSDSVGDAESPFEEAVMAALQNKGWEVRPQIGVSGYRIDLGVVHPDHAGAYLAGIECDGASYHSSASARDRDKIREGVLRNLGWSIIRIWSTDWFMNPTDALKRVHDELEELLDASRVREKEEAAKAQNRPEKQKEWREAPEALVAEIAGLEDSMAAPQLQLLLEISPATSIPLNPVMKDSSSLYARDAQIPSKGVTGEGVDLDWPVQPNAELFFDPEYRAVLARMIDHLVEKEGPIEANRLARTICKAHGWQRTGAKIRQQIDDCMGDNESHQEDEVTFVWAPGTYREEVPYRAIEDRSTMEISRHELFGLIAAHPELKMSEDQVRDLAGMLEIKRLSATVKSYLENCLIMYFMRDS from the coding sequence ATGGACACAGCCACGATCCTGAACCTAAAAATATCCTCTGCCGAATGCGTCAACTTCGCCTCCGCTCAGAATTCGGTGCCGATCCTCCAGAGTATAGAGATTCAAAATACGTCAGATACCCCGTTAGAAAATCTAACGTTGGAACTCATTCCATACCCTCAATTTTGCCGAAATAGGTCATGGGCTGTCGACAGGATCGGCGCCCAAAGCGAAGTATCGTTTTCCGATTTGCGCCTGAATTATGATTTTGCATTTTTCGATGGCCTCAATGAAGCTGAACAAGGACAACTCAACTTCCGGCTTAAACAGTCCGAGAAAGTCCTTGAAGAGCAAATTTTGCCACTGCGACTTCTTGCTCGCGATGAATGGGGCGGTGTGGGGATGGCGAGTATTCTTGCGGCATTTGCCTCTCCCAACGATCCCGTCATCGCCCGAGTTTGCAAGCAGGCAAGCATGCTGCTGGAGAAAAGCGGCCGACAAGGGGCGTTGGACGGCTATCAAAGCACAGACCCAAAAAGAGCATACATGCTTGCGGCCTCAATCTGGTCCGCCATTACAGGGATGGCGTTGAGCTATGCAGAGCCTCCGGCTTCGTTCGAGACCAAGGGACAGAAGATCCGAAACTCCAAACGGATCTTGGAAGAGGGGCTTGTTACATGCCTTGACGGAGCACTTCTCTTCGCAGGTGCTTTAGAGGCTGCGGGGCTCAACCCGGCCATTGTCTTTACCAAAGGGCACGCCTTCGCAGGTGTATGGCTTGCAGACAAGACTCTTCCCGCTATTGAAGAACCTGATGTCATTGAACTGCGCAAAGCCATTGCCGCAAGGGAATTCATCGTTTTTGAAACAACACTTGTTACGATGCGGCCCGTTGCAGACTTCAACCAAGCCGTAAAGAACGCCCAGGGCCAACTCGCCGAAGAAAACGAAAACAATTTCGAACGAGCCATCGACATACGACGAGCACGCTTTGCTGGAATCACGCCTCTGGCTGCGCATCAAACGGGAGGGACTTCGGAAGGAGGGAACGAGGAGGTAGCTCCTGCCTCTCTACCCCCTGAACCGGATTTCGGCTTACTGCCTGGCGAAGTCGTCGACGAGACACCGCAAACGCCCCAAGGAAGAATCGACCGCTGGCAACGGAAACTGCTCGACCTCACCCTGCGCAACCGTTTACTCAACTTCAAGGAAACTAGGCAGACCATTCCTGTCTTGTGCCCGGACCTGCCAAAACTTGAAGACATGTTGGCGGAGGGAAATTCCCTGCGCATCATCTCGCTGAAGGACGAGAATCCAATTGGTGCTCGCGACCCGGAACTTTACCGTCAACAGCATGGGAAGGATATCCATGAAGCGTTCGCCAAGGACGCCATGGAACGTAAGCAACTTTGCATTCCGCTTCCTGGAAATGAGATGCGCAACAGGCTAATCACCCTTTTTCGCAAGGCCAACAGTGAAATGCTCGAGGGAGGGGCTAATACTCTGTACCTCGCTGTCGGCTTTCTCAGGTGGAAAAAGGCGGAAAGTGATCCCACCATTTATCGGGCACCCATTCTGCTGCTTCCGGTTTCACTCAACCGTCGCTCGGCGCAATCCCACTTTTGTCTGACTCACCACGAAGATGACATTCGGATTAACGCCACTCTCCTGCAATTTCTACAGCGCGATCTCGGGCTCAAAGTGCACAAGCTTGAGGGGGAACTCCCCACCGATGACGCTGGCATTGATGTCCCACTGATATTCGCCCACATGCGTCAGGCGGTGAGAGACGTCCCAGGATTCGAAGTGGTCGAGGACGCGGCACTCTCTACATTCTCTTTTGCAAAATACTTGATGTGGAAGGATTTGGTCGATCGGACCGACGATCTGAAAAACAATCGGTTGGTCAAACATCTCATCGATTCGCCCGAAACGCCTTTCGAGCAGGCTTGTGGTCAAGCATGCCTCCCCCTCCCAAGCGAAATCGACAAAACGATTTCTCCCCGGGAATTACTGACGCCTCTCCCGGCCGACAGTTCGCAACTTGCCGCCGTTGTCGCGGCAATGAAGGGGTATGACTTCATCGTGATAGGTCCCCCCGGCACAGGAAAAAGCCAAACTATCGCGAACATGATCGCCCAATGCCTGTCCGTCGGCAAACGAGTCCTCTTTGTTGCTGAGAAATCAGCCGCGCTCAATGTCGTTTACCGAAGGCTTAAGGCATACGGTCTGGGCGATGTCTGCCTTGAACTTCATTCCAACAAGACAAACCGAAAAGAGGTATTGGCACAGTTGGGAGCCGCATGGGAGCGAAGCGAAATTTATTCCGCAAGTGCCTGGCAAATTGAAACAGATCGACTCAAGGATACCCGAGACCGCCTCAACCACTATGTCGAACAACTGCATGCCCCAGGGAGCCATGGTTTCAGCATATTCCAAGCAATCGGCATGGTTGTGGGACGTCGTCAGAAGTTTTCACTGAAATTTGACAACCTTCGGTCGCATGACCCGGCAATGTTTGATCGACTCGAAGACACTGTCAGCCAGGCAGCCCGAATTTACTCCATTGTTTGCAATTGTGGAGGATTCGACAGCGTCGAGACGAAGGATTGGTCTTACAAATGGGAAACCGATCTGGTTGAACGTGCCGAATCTGTTCTTGTCGCCATTCCTCCACTCAAGGACACGGCAGATGCACTTGCAGAAATAATCGGTCTCCCCAAGGTCGAGGAAATCGATCTCGAACGTATTAAAAAATTACATCAATTCTACGAAGTTTGCCAAATCACTGCAGAGCAGGACTATCGCAACGTCATCGACAAGGAATTAGACCAGTTGGAAAAGGCCGCCGCCTCTTTGGGCACGGCAATTACAACCATCCAGCAAGCGCGTTCCAACTTGTCGGCCAGTTATGATAATACTGAATTAAAACGAATTCCCATAGATGATATAGACCGGCAGTGGCGGGAGGCCAATGCCAAGATGTGGCCTTTTTCCGCCTTTGGCCGTCGGCGGGTAACCAAGCTTCTCCAGAGTTACGCCGCAAACGGCAAAGTGGATGTCGCCAAAGAAATTGCTCCGTTACGTCAGCTTCAAAACAATCTTGAAGTCGTCTCTCAAAGTGAATTGGTGGAACTTCCTGTATTTCGGGATGAGTCAACCGACGGGAAGGCAGTTTCCGAATACCTAGAACAGGCTGGCAGGTTGCAGCAGGCGCTCAATGAAGTACGCCGGCATGCTGCGGATGTGGATCATTTCAGCGCCACCTTGGAAGCCTTGCTGAAAAAACAACAAGGTAAACCGGAAGTGGCTCTCTTGGCTGAAGAATTCCAGTCGGCCTTGAAAACATTCAAAGACGCCTGCGATGCATACTTGATTCACGCCGGGGGAAAACTGCATTTTACTTCCATTGAATCGCTCGCAAAAGATCTTCGCCACATTATCGACAATAAAACGCAACTCGTGAATTGGGTCCCGTGGGTGGTCGTCAGAGAGCAAGCTCAGGCTTTGGGGCTTGCCCCTTTTCTTGATGCCCTCAAGTCGGGAGAAATCGATAACGCTAACGTCGACTTCCGTGTAGCCTACTTCAATTGGTGGATACCGCTTGCCCTGGACGACAGTTCCGAACTTCGAGGCTTCCGTCATTGGTCCCACGAAGACTTGATCAAGGAATTCAGGATACGCGACAAGAAAGTGCAAGAACTGGCTTCCGATCAAATTTTGAGGAAGGCCACTCATGGACTGCCGAACAAGGACACCGTTCCACGTCGATCTGAGCTGGGAACTCTGCGGCACCAACTTGGCCTGCAACGCCCCAGCCTCTCCATCCGTAAACTCATCGAGGGGATGCCAACTGCATTCACCAAACTGGCGCCATGCATGTTGATGTCCCCTCTGTCCGTGGCGCAATACCTGCCTGCTGACCAGACGCAGTTCGATGTGGTCATCTTCGACGAGGCATCCCAGATCACGACCTGGGATGCGGTTGGCGCCATCGCCAGGGCGAAGCAGTCCATCATCGTGGGTGACCCGAAACAGTTGCCCCCCACAAATTTCTTCGGGCGTACCGACGACGAAGACTTGGATGACTTAGCTGAATACGAAAAGGACCTCCCCAGCATCCTTGAAGAAGCCGAAGCGGCGGGCCTTCCGCCGATCCAATTGAACTGGCACTACCGCAGTCGCGACGAGTCGCTGATATCCTTTTCTAACCACCATTATTATGGGGGCAGACTCATCACCTTCCCGTCGCCCAAAACGGAATCGGACGCTCTCGTTTTCCACAAGAACAATGGCGTCTATGCCAGAGGAACTGGTCGAACCAATATCGAAGAAGCACGGGAGATTGTGCAGTTCGCTAAATCTCGCCTGGAAGACTGGCTCGAATACCCCGAAGAAAATCGCCCAACTCTCGGAGTCATCACATTCAACATCCAACAACAGGAGTTGATCCTCAATCTGTTCGACGAGGCCAGGACTGCCAATCCGAATCTGGAGTGGTATTTCAGCGATGATCGGGAGGAACCGCTAATCGTTAAAAACCTGGAGAATATTCAGGGAGACGAACGCGACATCATGTGCTTTTCCATCACGTTCGGGAAGGACAGTGCGGGTAAAATTTCGATGAGTTTCGGCGCTCTCAACTTGGATGGCGGTGAAAAGCGACTCAATGTTGCCGTGACGCGAGCCCGGTCCGAGATGCATGTTTTTTCATCTATTGATGGCGATGATATCGACACAGCAAGGACAAAATCCCTTGGCGTTGCTCACCTCAAGAATTTTCTGGATTACGCAAAAAAGGGATCAATTGCCTTGCCAGCAATGAATTCAGATTCGGTAGGAGATGCCGAAAGCCCATTTGAAGAAGCTGTGATGGCAGCGCTTCAGAACAAAGGATGGGAAGTGAGGCCTCAAATCGGCGTCTCCGGCTATCGCATCGATCTCGGCGTAGTCCATCCCGATCACGCCGGAGCCTACCTTGCCGGTATCGAATGCGACGGAGCCAGCTACCATAGCTCAGCAAGCGCTAGAGACCGAGACAAAATCCGGGAGGGAGTGTTGCGCAACCTCGGTTGGAGCATCATCCGTATCTGGTCAACGGACTGGTTCATGAATCCGACGGATGCACTCAAGCGGGTCCATGACGAACTGGAAGAACTGCTTGATGCCTCTCGAGTAAGGGAAAAAGAAGAAGCGGCAAAAGCCCAAAACCGTCCTGAAAAACAGAAGGAGTGGCGCGAAGCCCCAGAAGCGCTCGTCGCCGAGATAGCAGGACTGGAAGACTCGATGGCCGCTCCACAACTCCAGCTTCTATTAGAGATTAGTCCAGCTACGTCGATCCCCTTAAATCCAGTTATGAAGGATTCCAGTTCCCTCTATGCTAGGGATGCCCAGATACCTTCGAAAGGCGTTACAGGGGAAGGAGTCGACTTAGATTGGCCTGTCCAGCCGAACGCAGAGCTTTTTTTCGATCCGGAGTATCGGGCAGTCCTTGCTAGAATGATTGACCATCTCGTTGAAAAGGAAGGCCCCATCGAGGCCAATCGGCTGGCCCGCACTATCTGCAAGGCCCATGGCTGGCAAAGAACCGGTGCCAAAATTCGACAGCAAATCGATGATTGTATGGGCGATAACGAATCTCACCAGGAAGATGAAGTGACGTTTGTATGGGCCCCCGGAACATACCGGGAAGAAGTTCCCTACAGAGCAATCGAAGATCGCAGCACCATGGAAATTTCACGTCACGAATTATTCGGGCTCATTGCGGCTCACCCGGAACTCAAGATGAGTGAGGACCAAGTTCGCGATTTAGCGGGAATGTTAGAGATCAAACGACTGTCAGCAACGGTGAAAAGCTATCTTGAAAATTGTCTTATTATGTATTTCATGCGTGACAGTTAA
- a CDS encoding class I SAM-dependent methyltransferase has translation MKTSTSKMTVEEIRRRFDGEVERFSNLAVGQTTTVDATTNLALLAEAAARCTPKARRVLDIGCGAGNATLSLLRRINPLDCDLLDLSNKMLHRAQQRVSAETTGVVRIIQADFRSADLPRNHYDVVLAATVLHHLREDNEWQEGFATLYDLLAPGGSLWITDLIEHENDEVQSIMWNRYGDYLVQTAGEEARDRCFKEIEVEDTPKPLTYQLELLRKCGFRQIDVLHKNACFATFGAVK, from the coding sequence ATGAAGACATCGACTTCAAAGATGACTGTTGAAGAAATTCGTCGACGTTTCGACGGAGAAGTCGAGCGCTTTTCGAATCTTGCTGTGGGCCAGACAACGACGGTCGATGCTACGACCAACCTTGCGCTGCTTGCCGAAGCGGCGGCCAGGTGCACGCCAAAAGCGCGCCGAGTCCTTGATATTGGCTGTGGCGCAGGCAACGCCACCTTGAGTCTGCTGCGCCGGATAAACCCGCTCGACTGCGACCTGCTCGATCTCAGCAACAAAATGTTGCATCGCGCACAACAGCGCGTCAGCGCCGAGACCACGGGTGTCGTCAGGATCATCCAGGCGGACTTTCGCTCGGCGGACCTGCCGCGCAACCACTACGATGTCGTACTCGCAGCGACAGTGCTCCACCATTTGCGTGAAGATAATGAGTGGCAAGAAGGCTTTGCGACGTTGTACGATCTTCTGGCGCCAGGCGGTTCGCTATGGATCACCGACCTCATCGAGCATGAAAACGACGAAGTTCAAAGCATCATGTGGAATCGCTACGGCGATTACCTCGTTCAGACGGCGGGTGAAGAAGCCAGAGATCGCTGCTTCAAGGAAATCGAGGTCGAAGACACGCCAAAGCCCCTAACCTATCAGCTCGAACTCCTGAGAAAATGCGGTTTCCGCCAGATCGACGTTCTGCACAAAAACGCCTGCTTCGCCACCTTTGGCGCGGTCAAATAG
- a CDS encoding DsrE family protein has translation MKNYVRSALAAFFILCLLGFLGVSASAQGYEALKGIKSVNTIFDFRDGNTESALIHLKLVHDTFKDPAIRAVSEKPEFVVVFMDVSVLLLSNEREKFSSEEKKRLEEFDRTIAAMAKDGIRLEVCMFAANLMGVKPESIAPQIHPVENGWIASLGYQQKGYSLVPAY, from the coding sequence ATGAAAAATTATGTCAGATCAGCGCTTGCAGCTTTTTTTATCCTCTGCCTGCTTGGATTTCTTGGAGTTTCGGCTTCGGCCCAAGGATATGAGGCGCTTAAGGGGATTAAATCGGTCAATACGATCTTCGATTTCAGGGACGGGAACACGGAAAGCGCATTGATTCATCTGAAGTTGGTGCACGATACGTTCAAGGATCCGGCCATACGGGCCGTATCCGAGAAACCGGAATTCGTGGTGGTCTTCATGGATGTGTCGGTGCTGCTGCTGTCAAACGAACGGGAGAAATTTTCTTCCGAAGAAAAGAAGCGGCTCGAAGAGTTCGATCGGACCATCGCGGCTATGGCCAAGGACGGGATTCGACTCGAAGTCTGCATGTTCGCCGCAAACCTCATGGGGGTGAAACCGGAATCGATCGCGCCGCAGATCCATCCGGTGGAAAACGGCTGGATCGCGTCACTGGGATATCAGCAAAAAGGCTATTCGCTGGTGCCGGCCTATTGA
- a CDS encoding DinB family protein: MNLDCVDCKTRIDSFEALMTENGNLADIRLAPDKWTLKEMISHLIDSASNNHQRFIRLQLEPVLVFPKYDAEEWKNATKIASFDYSTLVTLWKTYNALLMHLIENMNPAALGHVWRREDKDISLEALIHDYFAHMELHRKLFEDRVEEIKR; this comes from the coding sequence GTGAATTTAGACTGCGTAGACTGCAAAACCCGAATTGATTCCTTCGAGGCCCTCATGACCGAAAACGGGAATCTGGCCGACATCCGTCTGGCCCCGGACAAGTGGACCTTGAAGGAAATGATCAGTCACCTCATCGACTCCGCCTCCAACAACCACCAGCGCTTCATCCGCCTGCAGCTTGAACCGGTGCTCGTTTTCCCGAAATATGACGCCGAAGAATGGAAAAACGCGACCAAAATCGCATCGTTCGACTATTCGACGCTGGTCACCCTCTGGAAAACCTACAACGCCCTGCTCATGCACCTGATCGAAAACATGAATCCGGCCGCCTTGGGCCACGTCTGGAGACGCGAGGACAAGGACATCTCCCTGGAAGCGCTGATCCACGACTACTTCGCGCACATGGAGCTGCACCGCAAACTGTTCGAGGACAGGGTGGAAGAAATCAAGCGGTAA